A genomic stretch from Nocardia wallacei includes:
- a CDS encoding MarR family winged helix-turn-helix transcriptional regulator, whose protein sequence is MTTPSDIRALAAELSLTVVRLTRHLRGRRADAQISLTQLSALATLNREGAMTPGALAAKERVQPPSMTRVIASLAELQLVKRDPHPTDGRQIIVSLSEAGRALIQDENNAREAWMTEQLAGLSHDQLRVLDDAVDIMKQIVAESE, encoded by the coding sequence GTGACAACGCCTTCCGACATCCGTGCGCTGGCGGCCGAACTCTCGCTGACGGTCGTGCGTCTGACGCGCCATCTCCGCGGCCGCCGCGCCGATGCGCAGATTTCGCTGACCCAACTGTCGGCGCTGGCGACACTGAACCGCGAAGGCGCGATGACACCGGGAGCCCTGGCCGCGAAGGAAAGGGTGCAGCCGCCGTCGATGACGCGCGTGATCGCCTCGCTGGCGGAACTGCAACTGGTGAAGCGCGACCCGCACCCCACCGACGGCCGCCAGATCATCGTCTCGCTGTCGGAGGCCGGGCGGGCGCTGATCCAGGACGAGAACAACGCCCGCGAGGCGTGGATGACAGAGCAGTTGGCCGGGCTGAGCCACGATCAGCTGCGAGTGCTCGACGATGCCGTCGACATCATGAAACAGATTGTGGCCGAATCGGAATAG
- a CDS encoding TetR/AcrR family transcriptional regulator, translating into MSVEERRAHLIEAAIGLAEKKGVAGVTTRDVAQAAGVSLGVVHYCFENKDALMTELVKALSMELRDSVETNETVWQDVGSGKESLQSLVRASLELLWLNIEATPERQLLTYETTTYALRESEQTPAKLAIAREQYAFNDSTVGDVLEHARDATGTEWRVPVPTLSRFTLSVIDGIVLRWLVDNDSAAVRGQLDVLAEMITSYAV; encoded by the coding sequence TTGAGCGTCGAAGAACGTCGAGCCCACCTTATCGAGGCGGCCATCGGACTCGCCGAAAAAAAGGGTGTAGCTGGTGTGACCACACGCGATGTGGCTCAGGCAGCCGGAGTTTCGCTCGGTGTGGTGCATTACTGTTTCGAAAACAAGGACGCGCTGATGACCGAGTTGGTCAAGGCGCTGTCGATGGAATTACGCGATTCCGTAGAGACCAACGAAACGGTCTGGCAGGACGTCGGAAGTGGAAAAGAATCGCTTCAAAGTTTGGTCCGAGCAAGCCTCGAACTTCTGTGGTTGAACATCGAAGCCACGCCCGAACGGCAGTTGCTGACCTACGAAACCACGACCTACGCGCTACGCGAGAGCGAACAGACACCGGCCAAACTCGCCATCGCCCGCGAGCAGTACGCGTTCAACGATTCCACCGTCGGGGATGTGCTCGAACACGCCCGTGACGCAACCGGGACCGAATGGCGCGTACCCGTGCCGACGCTGAGCCGGTTCACGCTGTCGGTGATCGACGGGATCGTGCTGCGGTGGCTGGTGGACAACGACAGCGCGGCGGTGCGCGGGCAGCTGGACGTCCTGGCGGAGATGATCACCTCTTATGCCGTGTGA
- a CDS encoding DUF3027 domain-containing protein, giving the protein MSAVSVSESGVRPILAEAVDLARRALSELQPTGVGEHLGVTAEDECAATHHFAATLPGYAGWQWAVVVAAPPEAEYATVSESALLPGPDALVAPKFVPWDQRVRPGDLAPGDLLAPQPDDPRLVPGYLITGDPVVDEVAEEIGLGRSRVLSREGREEAAERWYAEYGPDTDMARAAPATCGVCGFFVPLAGALRSAFGVCSNAMGADGHVVHTEYGCGAHSDTVLPTGGGSPLYEAYDDAAVEIIPTAQLRSAAEEKPAEPGRVESAAAGESAPGSDTSADTEAAAVTESAAAAGESGNRASAVTGASPVDAAGEDTASTAVDPADAAADTSAAVTGERPETAGEHGSSLPADESRPTEPTDDATRAEATEIGGPPASQDAGATAPDSAAHSDVPEPQSISDSAAETSTDTQTSTAAEASAGVETSEGAEASTGVEPLAGAEVSAGVATSEGAEASTGAQLSVGAEASADAGAGSRAGSSESDTAATNSVDADDSAGEETTASLDAAAPNTDAVDDAVRADSAAGVSHSSPHVPEPSTSQPTANEAARTAQPATSDTAESATADDNADEPAPAGDDAAEPAAVDDGAVESATDADDLAEPAAVDDGAVESATVADSLAEPATVGDGAAESAAVDDSLAEPATVGDGAVEPAAVVDDLAEPATVGDGAAESAAVDDSLAEPARAGDGAVETAAVGEGAADGVARSGAAAEVGESSGGPGSGSGTGEVAEAVAEVGAVVSEVREGEQSHGSREPGQYSDGWDVSAVRVEHGESGSAGEH; this is encoded by the coding sequence GTGAGCGCAGTATCTGTTTCGGAGTCCGGTGTGCGACCGATCCTCGCGGAGGCGGTCGACCTGGCTCGGCGTGCGCTCTCGGAGCTGCAGCCGACGGGTGTCGGCGAGCATCTGGGCGTCACCGCGGAAGACGAGTGCGCGGCCACCCACCACTTCGCGGCCACCCTGCCCGGCTACGCCGGATGGCAGTGGGCCGTGGTGGTGGCGGCGCCGCCGGAGGCCGAGTACGCGACGGTCAGCGAGTCCGCCCTGCTGCCCGGGCCGGACGCGCTGGTCGCCCCGAAGTTCGTGCCCTGGGACCAGCGCGTGCGCCCCGGCGATCTGGCGCCCGGCGACCTGCTGGCCCCGCAGCCCGACGACCCGCGCCTGGTCCCCGGATACCTGATCACCGGCGACCCGGTGGTCGACGAGGTGGCCGAGGAGATCGGCCTGGGCCGCAGCCGGGTACTCAGCCGTGAGGGCCGCGAAGAGGCCGCCGAACGCTGGTACGCCGAGTACGGCCCCGACACCGACATGGCCCGCGCCGCCCCCGCCACCTGCGGCGTCTGCGGCTTCTTCGTGCCCTTGGCCGGCGCTCTGCGCTCCGCGTTCGGCGTCTGCTCCAACGCCATGGGCGCCGACGGCCACGTCGTCCACACCGAATACGGTTGCGGCGCACACTCCGACACCGTTCTCCCCACCGGTGGCGGCTCTCCCCTCTACGAGGCATACGACGACGCCGCCGTCGAAATAATCCCCACCGCCCAACTCCGCTCCGCCGCCGAGGAGAAGCCCGCAGAGCCCGGGCGTGTCGAGTCCGCCGCCGCGGGTGAGTCCGCTCCCGGCTCGGATACTTCCGCTGACACCGAAGCGGCTGCCGTTACCGAGTCGGCGGCCGCCGCCGGCGAATCCGGTAATCGAGCGAGTGCGGTTACCGGGGCGTCGCCTGTGGATGCCGCTGGGGAAGACACGGCCTCGACCGCGGTGGATCCGGCCGATGCCGCGGCGGACACCAGCGCCGCGGTGACCGGTGAGCGCCCGGAAACGGCCGGGGAGCACGGCTCATCCCTGCCCGCCGATGAGTCCCGCCCCACCGAACCGACCGATGACGCCACCCGCGCGGAGGCCACTGAGATCGGAGGGCCCCCGGCGTCCCAGGACGCCGGTGCGACCGCACCGGACAGCGCCGCGCATTCGGATGTCCCCGAACCCCAATCCATCTCGGACAGTGCCGCCGAGACGTCGACGGATACACAGACATCGACAGCTGCCGAGGCGTCGGCGGGTGTCGAGACCTCGGAAGGTGCCGAGGCGTCAACGGGTGTCGAACCGTTGGCAGGTGCTGAGGTGTCGGCGGGTGTCGCGACCTCGGAAGGTGCTGAGGCGTCAACGGGTGCTCAACTGTCGGTAGGTGCTGAGGCATCGGCAGATGCGGGGGCGGGGTCCCGCGCGGGTTCCTCGGAATCCGATACGGCTGCGACGAATTCCGTCGACGCGGACGATTCGGCCGGCGAGGAAACCACCGCGAGTCTCGATGCGGCTGCCCCGAATACCGACGCTGTGGACGATGCCGTACGCGCGGACAGCGCCGCGGGCGTCTCCCACTCTTCGCCGCATGTGCCGGAACCGAGCACATCACAGCCCACCGCGAACGAGGCTGCCCGCACAGCCCAGCCAGCCACCTCCGATACGGCCGAATCCGCGACAGCTGACGACAACGCCGACGAGCCCGCCCCGGCGGGTGACGATGCCGCCGAACCCGCGGCGGTCGATGATGGCGCCGTCGAGTCTGCAACGGATGCCGACGATCTCGCCGAGCCCGCGGCGGTCGATGATGGTGCCGTCGAGTCTGCAACGGTGGCCGACAGTCTTGCCGAGCCCGCGACGGTCGGAGACGGCGCTGCCGAGTCTGCGGCGGTGGACGACAGTCTTGCCGAGCCCGCGACGGTCGGAGACGGCGCCGTCGAGCCTGCGGCGGTGGTCGACGATCTCGCCGAGCCCGCGACGGTCGGAGATGGCGCTGCCGAGTCTGCGGCGGTGGACGACAGTCTTGCCGAGCCTGCGAGGGCCGGAGACGGTGCTGTCGAGACTGCGGCTGTTGGTGAGGGTGCGGCCGATGGAGTTGCTCGGTCGGGTGCGGCGGCCGAGGTGGGGGAGAGTTCCGGTGGGCCGGGGTCCGGCTCGGGGACCGGGGAGGTCGCGGAGGCTGTGGCCGAGGTGGGGGCTGTGGTTTCCGAGGTTCGGGAGGGGGAGCAGTCGCATGGGTCGCGGGAGCCGGGGCAGTACAGCGACGGGTGGGATGTGTCGGCGGTGCGGGTGGAGCACGGCGAGTCCGGGTCGGCGGGGGAGCACTGA
- a CDS encoding sacsin N-terminal ATP-binding-like domain-containing protein: MLAAWRDSPTRLREDAATEADLVCAGYRDRLLTELAQNAADAAAKAAVPGRLVVRLEGADLHIANTGAPLDISGVHALTALRVSAKPGAASSVGRFGVGFTAVLAVGDEIEFRSTTGSVRFSRIETRNELRAKNIHVQDDTGFIPPALRLAWPSAAPPAPGYDSEIVIRLRADVDAPELLATMRAEAADLLLELPALQIIRIGDDEIASTVTDLDNDVRELRITGLGRNETWWQYSTGRARWLLPVRDGRPHPVEPDVLRAPTRSDEELSVPALLIADIPMQPDRRRVLPGARIAELADGYADFARALPSRDRLVLVPSPGFARSEIDGSLREALTAELRTASWLPVLDEHGRARPEITAAPRRASVFTGITTELAALLANVVGPLVIPELSGRTVSEALAVLDVHRIGLARIAELSIGLERPPQWWYSLYDALEPFVGDPLAVEELGALAVPLADGRLVTGPRTVVLDDQLAVPIPVRWARLVHPEATHELLARLGARPVTAGDLLDDPALRAELEHEPGDPETVDAVLGLAAQLTDATGPDAAGLPSWLGLLELPDDTGAALPADELLLPGAPLAEVLMADSPFGTVDSALVERHGAAPLRAVGVGWGFTVVSESDPTGPDHHLDDEEHWWASLPEDPPELAAVRDLDLVDDPAWPKALRLLLSEPATRRLLADPDGYTAWWLRRHAHIDGRPLGLFRAPGDPVFADLLPELAGFTPAELAALRGVLADPATITPDLAAALLDALADPSRTPSPAAIAEAHRRLAAVLDHLDLDELALPERVRALSGAVIDPADALVLDHPCYGLAIPPDRLVAGDIGTAPALATLLDLPLVSEAVTAEVLGAGTPTSWASEPLGVLLRLQSGRPTPDGPLILHDRLQVRLSGAYETTTDVPWWVAGDTTHLRRHPARDLPR; the protein is encoded by the coding sequence GTGCTGGCCGCCTGGCGGGATTCGCCGACGCGGCTGCGGGAGGACGCCGCTACCGAGGCCGACCTGGTCTGTGCCGGTTACCGTGATCGCCTGCTGACCGAGCTGGCGCAGAACGCCGCCGACGCCGCGGCCAAGGCGGCCGTTCCCGGCCGGCTCGTGGTGCGGCTCGAGGGCGCCGACCTGCATATCGCCAATACGGGTGCCCCGCTGGACATCTCGGGTGTGCACGCGCTGACCGCCTTGCGCGTCTCGGCGAAACCGGGCGCCGCGTCGTCGGTGGGCAGGTTCGGGGTCGGCTTCACCGCCGTGCTGGCCGTCGGCGACGAGATCGAATTCCGGTCCACCACCGGATCGGTGCGCTTCTCCCGGATCGAGACCCGGAACGAGTTGCGCGCCAAAAACATTCACGTCCAAGACGATACGGGCTTCATCCCCCCGGCCCTGCGGCTGGCCTGGCCGAGCGCCGCGCCTCCCGCCCCCGGTTACGACAGCGAGATCGTGATCCGATTGCGCGCCGACGTCGATGCGCCGGAGTTGCTGGCCACCATGCGCGCGGAAGCGGCCGACCTGCTCCTGGAACTACCCGCGCTGCAGATCATCCGGATCGGCGACGACGAAATCGCCAGCACCGTAACAGATCTCGACAACGACGTGCGGGAACTGCGGATCACCGGTCTCGGCCGGAATGAGACCTGGTGGCAGTACTCCACCGGCCGCGCACGCTGGCTGCTCCCCGTCCGAGACGGCCGCCCGCACCCCGTCGAACCGGACGTCCTGCGCGCCCCCACCCGCTCCGACGAGGAGCTCTCCGTCCCGGCCCTGCTCATCGCCGACATCCCGATGCAACCGGACCGCCGCCGCGTGCTGCCGGGCGCGCGGATAGCCGAATTGGCCGACGGCTACGCCGATTTCGCGCGCGCCCTGCCATCGCGCGACCGGTTGGTCCTGGTGCCGTCGCCCGGTTTCGCCCGCAGCGAGATCGACGGATCGCTGCGCGAGGCCCTGACCGCCGAACTCCGCACCGCGTCCTGGCTGCCCGTACTGGACGAGCATGGCCGAGCGCGGCCGGAGATCACCGCCGCACCCCGGCGCGCGAGTGTGTTCACCGGCATCACCACGGAATTGGCGGCACTCTTGGCGAATGTCGTAGGCCCGCTGGTGATTCCGGAGCTGTCCGGCCGGACGGTGTCGGAGGCATTGGCCGTGCTCGACGTGCACCGCATCGGCCTGGCGCGGATTGCGGAGCTGTCGATCGGCCTGGAACGCCCGCCGCAGTGGTGGTATTCGCTCTACGACGCCCTGGAACCGTTCGTCGGTGATCCGCTAGCCGTCGAGGAACTGGGCGCGCTGGCGGTCCCGCTGGCCGACGGACGTCTCGTCACCGGCCCGCGCACCGTCGTACTGGACGATCAACTGGCCGTGCCGATTCCGGTGCGGTGGGCTCGCCTGGTCCATCCGGAGGCCACCCACGAGCTACTGGCCCGGCTGGGCGCCCGCCCGGTCACGGCCGGCGACCTGCTCGACGATCCGGCGCTGCGAGCGGAACTCGAGCACGAGCCGGGCGACCCCGAAACCGTCGACGCCGTCCTGGGTCTGGCCGCGCAGCTGACCGACGCCACCGGCCCGGACGCGGCCGGTCTGCCGTCCTGGCTGGGATTGCTCGAGCTGCCCGACGACACCGGCGCCGCCCTGCCCGCGGACGAACTGCTGCTGCCCGGCGCCCCGCTCGCCGAGGTGCTGATGGCCGATTCCCCGTTCGGCACAGTGGATTCCGCGTTGGTCGAGCGCCACGGCGCCGCGCCGCTGCGCGCCGTGGGTGTGGGCTGGGGCTTCACCGTCGTGTCCGAGAGCGACCCGACGGGCCCGGATCACCACCTGGACGACGAAGAGCACTGGTGGGCGAGCCTGCCGGAGGATCCGCCGGAGTTAGCCGCCGTGCGAGACCTGGATCTGGTGGACGACCCCGCGTGGCCGAAGGCGTTGCGGCTGTTGCTGTCCGAGCCCGCGACCCGCCGCCTGCTCGCCGACCCGGACGGCTACACCGCCTGGTGGCTGCGCCGCCACGCTCACATCGACGGCCGTCCGCTCGGCCTGTTCCGTGCCCCCGGCGACCCGGTATTCGCCGATCTGCTACCGGAATTGGCCGGATTCACCCCGGCCGAACTGGCGGCCCTGCGCGGCGTCCTGGCGGATCCGGCAACCATCACGCCCGATCTGGCCGCCGCACTGCTGGATGCCCTCGCCGACCCGAGCCGGACGCCCTCGCCCGCCGCGATCGCCGAGGCCCACCGCCGCCTGGCCGCGGTCCTGGACCACCTGGATCTGGACGAACTGGCCCTCCCCGAACGCGTCCGCGCGCTGTCGGGCGCGGTGATCGACCCCGCCGACGCCCTGGTGCTGGACCACCCCTGCTACGGCCTGGCCATCCCCCCGGACCGCTTGGTAGCCGGGGACATCGGCACCGCCCCCGCCCTCGCCACCCTGCTCGATCTGCCGCTGGTGTCGGAGGCCGTCACCGCCGAAGTCCTCGGTGCGGGCACGCCGACCAGCTGGGCGTCCGAGCCCCTCGGTGTCCTGCTGCGCCTGCAATCCGGCCGCCCCACACCCGACGGGCCGCTGATCCTGCACGACCGACTCCAGGTCCGCCTGTCCGGCGCCTACGAGACCACCACCGACGTCCCGTGGTGGGTGGCGGGCGACACGACTCACCTGCGCCGCCACCCCGCCCGGGATCTGCCGCGGTGA
- a CDS encoding DUF2530 domain-containing protein has product MIQKVPEIPPRLTDPRPVLAVGSALWAVATVLVWADGDWADARPVCLMGLAVGLLGYAIFVIQRRGARRGDKGAQTGL; this is encoded by the coding sequence GTGATCCAGAAAGTGCCGGAGATTCCGCCGCGGCTCACCGACCCGCGCCCCGTGCTGGCGGTGGGGTCGGCGCTGTGGGCCGTCGCGACCGTGCTGGTGTGGGCCGACGGCGATTGGGCCGACGCGCGGCCGGTGTGCCTGATGGGCTTGGCTGTCGGGTTGCTCGGTTACGCCATCTTCGTCATCCAGCGTCGCGGTGCGCGGCGCGGCGACAAGGGCGCCCAGACGGGCCTGTAA